From a single Opitutales bacterium genomic region:
- a CDS encoding type II toxin-antitoxin system VapC family toxin: protein MIAVDTSIILAVLMQESDAAQYVQKLEQETELVIAAGTYVELGAVMNKKSGPRSLQIVDAFLEEAEIEISPMSSAQARIARDAYYNYSILNFGDCFSYALAKEKKIPLLYKGNDFSKTDIISAI from the coding sequence ATGATCGCCGTTGATACTTCGATCATCCTTGCGGTCTTGATGCAGGAATCAGATGCGGCCCAATACGTCCAAAAATTGGAGCAAGAGACCGAGCTGGTGATCGCCGCCGGGACCTATGTTGAATTGGGAGCCGTAATGAATAAGAAGTCTGGCCCGAGGTCATTGCAGATCGTGGACGCTTTCTTGGAAGAAGCAGAGATTGAGATATCTCCGATGTCGTCTGCTCAAGCGCGTATCGCGCGTGACGCTTACTATAACTATAGTATTTTGAATTTTGGGGACTGTTTTTCTTATGCCCTAGCAAAAGAAAAAAAGATCCCGTTGCTTTATAAGGGTAACGACTTTAGCAAAACAGACATCATATCTGCGATTTGA
- a CDS encoding type II toxin-antitoxin system VapB family antitoxin — MHLNIKNDKTYNLAATAARLTGKSLTQTVTDALSDYLFRLQQQKKIERKQGLADKLTQLAQEYQKLPSHDERNHADILYDDDGLPKSRRDI; from the coding sequence ATGCATCTAAATATCAAAAATGATAAGACATATAACCTAGCCGCTACAGCGGCTCGGCTTACGGGCAAAAGCTTGACCCAGACCGTGACGGATGCCCTCAGCGATTACCTATTCAGGCTCCAGCAACAAAAAAAAATCGAACGGAAGCAGGGCCTCGCTGATAAGCTGACACAGCTCGCACAAGAATATCAAAAGCTACCGAGTCACGATGAACGTAACCATGCAGATATACTTTACGATGACGATGGTCTGCCTAAGTCCAGAAGAGATATATGA
- a CDS encoding NCS2 family permease, producing the protein MKLFVKGDVDGVFALGLDNLLMLILMSGLCLGLLQFSPELFYGRVLPATAVALIIGNLFYAREAIRLGKKEGRTDVCAIPYGINLLTVFVYVFLVMMPAQQKALGNGLSKEEADVIAWHAGLIACLGSGLIEFVGAFFIDLIRRFTPRAALLSALAAIGIFFIGMDFVFRSWAFPLVGMTTLAITMVIYFGRMKFRFGLPAGLVVLVVGTSLSWATGLAPVTDFDTSQLGLRLPLPVIGDIMQSVPYMFEYLGVIVPMGFINLVLSLQNLESAKAAGDDYRAAPALAFNGLGTFGAALFGSPFPTTIYIGHPGWKAIGARAGYSTLNAIIMTLICISGALSLVVAAIPLEAGMSILIWIGIMMGTQAFNSTPREHTPAVVVGLMPGIAAFAALVSKNSLAVAGIVGGASFFSREVIDQMASIRNFYADGAFALEQGYVYTSIILASTTAAIIDRKFKVAGFWLLAGATFSAIGFIHTYEITPFDIISILDLGVTKWTLGYLAMAAIMFLVPLVTEVETDESKLI; encoded by the coding sequence ATGAAGCTTTTTGTCAAAGGGGATGTCGATGGCGTATTCGCTCTCGGCTTGGATAACCTATTGATGCTCATATTGATGAGCGGTCTGTGTCTGGGCTTGTTACAGTTCTCGCCAGAGCTTTTTTATGGTCGTGTGCTCCCGGCGACGGCAGTGGCTCTGATCATTGGCAACTTGTTCTATGCGCGCGAGGCGATCCGTCTTGGGAAGAAAGAAGGGCGCACCGATGTCTGCGCCATTCCCTACGGGATCAACCTGTTGACTGTGTTTGTGTATGTGTTCCTCGTGATGATGCCGGCTCAGCAAAAGGCTTTGGGTAACGGATTGAGTAAAGAAGAGGCAGATGTGATCGCCTGGCATGCTGGTTTGATCGCATGCTTGGGGTCGGGATTGATCGAATTTGTTGGGGCCTTTTTTATCGACCTAATTCGCCGTTTTACGCCCCGCGCTGCTCTTCTATCAGCCTTGGCCGCCATCGGGATTTTCTTCATCGGAATGGATTTCGTGTTTCGATCCTGGGCTTTCCCCCTAGTGGGGATGACGACTTTGGCGATCACGATGGTAATTTATTTTGGTCGGATGAAGTTCCGCTTTGGGCTGCCGGCAGGGTTAGTCGTCCTGGTGGTCGGTACGAGCCTGAGTTGGGCCACTGGCTTGGCACCGGTGACAGATTTCGACACGTCTCAGTTGGGTCTACGGCTTCCTCTTCCAGTCATCGGCGACATCATGCAGTCAGTTCCCTACATGTTCGAATACCTGGGAGTCATCGTTCCGATGGGATTTATCAATTTGGTCTTATCGCTTCAGAATCTTGAATCGGCCAAGGCGGCGGGGGACGATTATCGAGCGGCACCGGCTTTAGCTTTTAATGGTTTGGGCACCTTTGGAGCGGCCCTGTTTGGCTCACCGTTTCCCACAACAATTTATATCGGACACCCAGGATGGAAGGCCATTGGGGCGCGCGCCGGATATTCTACACTGAATGCCATTATCATGACCCTGATTTGTATCAGCGGGGCATTGAGCCTGGTGGTTGCAGCGATTCCTCTGGAGGCGGGTATGTCGATCCTGATTTGGATTGGGATTATGATGGGCACGCAAGCCTTCAACAGCACCCCTCGCGAGCATACTCCGGCAGTTGTGGTCGGCTTGATGCCGGGGATTGCGGCCTTTGCAGCCCTCGTTTCAAAGAACAGCCTGGCTGTGGCTGGTATCGTGGGTGGAGCATCGTTCTTTTCACGAGAGGTCATCGATCAGATGGCGTCCATCCGCAACTTCTATGCTGACGGTGCCTTTGCCTTAGAGCAGGGCTATGTCTATACCTCGATCATCCTCGCTTCGACTACTGCGGCGATTATCGACCGAAAATTCAAAGTGGCTGGCTTCTGGTTACTGGCCGGAGCTACTTTTTCCGCAATCGGTTTCATTCATACCTACGAAATCACGCCCTTTGACATTATTAGTATTCTAGATTTAGGCGTCACCAAATGGACTCTAGGATACCTCGCCATGGCAGCGATCATGTTTCTCGTTCCCCTCGTCACCGAAGTGGAGACCGATGAGAGCAAGCTGATTTGA
- the pyk gene encoding pyruvate kinase gives MNESRSGITTVPFKKEKLQPNTSSRIRQTKIIFTIGPATMSEEALERLIIQGVDICRINMAHADHEWTREICDRVRKVCDKVGRQIAIMMDLKGPEIRTGKVGDEPYILQEGEIFDFVMEYTDEDQSLDGKRYIDVNYPDLDKDVSVGDTVLVDSGLMSLEVIEKRAGRIRTRVIIPGPLGNKRHINLPGVRVNLPSLTEKDMGDISVGIEKNVEFYALSFVRESYDLDLLRRHLTDHDSNALIIAKIEDQQAISNLDDIIAASDGLMVARGDLGIECPYEELPIIQHRAIKTCLRIGRPVIVATHMLESMIENPVPTRAEVSDVSTAVLEKADCIMLSGETTTGKYPFECIEVFKRISMRIEEASQTNNFDGVDLKTPKSKMLKSAASLAAELDHCAIVVFTRSGYLAKMMSSLRPKSPVFAFTDNPELFRHLLILWGIEPFLMDFSDDPEQTIENAMAALKKRPWIESGDNVVCVTNVLTKGDIIDSIQLRRAP, from the coding sequence ATGAACGAATCACGGAGCGGAATCACCACAGTTCCTTTTAAGAAGGAAAAGCTACAACCCAACACATCTTCTCGTATACGCCAGACTAAGATTATTTTCACCATTGGTCCGGCAACGATGAGCGAGGAGGCGTTGGAACGCCTTATCATTCAGGGGGTGGATATCTGCCGCATCAACATGGCCCATGCGGATCACGAGTGGACGCGGGAGATTTGTGACCGGGTCCGTAAGGTATGCGACAAGGTTGGACGTCAAATCGCCATTATGATGGATTTAAAGGGCCCCGAGATCCGCACCGGTAAGGTAGGGGATGAGCCTTACATTCTCCAAGAAGGTGAAATATTCGATTTTGTGATGGAGTACACAGACGAGGACCAAAGCCTCGACGGAAAGCGCTACATCGATGTGAACTATCCCGACTTGGACAAAGATGTTTCTGTGGGGGACACGGTTTTGGTGGATAGCGGTCTCATGAGCCTCGAGGTGATCGAGAAAAGAGCCGGTCGTATCCGTACCAGAGTAATCATTCCGGGGCCTTTAGGGAATAAACGCCATATCAATCTACCCGGTGTGCGGGTGAACCTTCCGTCGCTCACGGAAAAAGATATGGGCGACATCTCCGTGGGGATTGAAAAGAACGTCGAGTTTTATGCGCTTTCTTTTGTGCGCGAGTCCTATGATCTGGATTTGCTGCGTCGGCACCTCACCGATCACGACTCTAATGCCTTGATCATTGCCAAAATCGAGGACCAACAGGCGATTAGTAACTTGGACGATATCATCGCGGCTTCAGACGGCCTCATGGTCGCACGGGGTGACCTCGGTATCGAGTGTCCCTATGAGGAGTTACCAATCATCCAGCATCGCGCTATTAAGACTTGTCTGCGTATTGGCCGTCCAGTGATCGTAGCGACGCACATGTTGGAGTCGATGATTGAGAACCCAGTGCCGACGCGTGCTGAAGTCTCAGACGTGTCGACTGCTGTCTTGGAGAAAGCCGATTGCATCATGCTTTCCGGTGAGACCACTACCGGAAAATATCCCTTTGAGTGTATCGAAGTCTTCAAACGCATTTCGATGCGTATCGAAGAGGCGAGCCAGACTAACAATTTCGATGGGGTAGACCTGAAAACGCCGAAGTCTAAGATGCTCAAGTCCGCAGCTTCGCTAGCAGCCGAGCTCGACCATTGCGCTATCGTCGTGTTCACCCGTAGCGGCTATCTGGCTAAGATGATGTCTTCTCTGCGTCCTAAGAGCCCAGTATTTGCGTTTACGGACAATCCGGAATTATTCCGTCATTTACTTATCTTGTGGGGCATCGAGCCCTTCCTCATGGATTTCTCTGACGATCCAGAACAAACCATAGAGAACGCTATGGCGGCTCTCAAAAAGCGTCCCTGGATCGAGTCGGGCGACAACGTAGTCTGTGTGACTAACGTGCTTACCAAAGGCGATATCATCGATTCCATCCAGCTCCGCCGCGCCCCCTAG
- a CDS encoding MBL fold metallo-hydrolase has product MEESRFAFLGSSSSGNSGLLKTDESKVLVDLGFSARRTCQFLRDLNESIDGIDAIFLTHEHGDHARGLSGLAKHADIPVFANRDTARALQKKLSWRPNWHIFETGSKFKHRDIEIQSFSVPHDAYDPVGFTFEWGYDDLFSPRQSLGWLTDLGYVPEQVKECIAHVDTLVLEANYDADLLEKDIKRPWSVKQRIRGRHGHLSNQDAMAFIDEMSASRWKQLYLVHLSRDCNDVNLVNRLFTPLAQRMNKLRLSVIDPDEFCPAPIFF; this is encoded by the coding sequence ATGGAGGAAAGCCGCTTTGCATTTTTGGGATCGAGTAGTTCGGGGAATTCTGGGCTGCTGAAGACTGATGAGTCCAAAGTGCTTGTGGATCTGGGGTTTAGTGCGCGGCGGACTTGCCAGTTTCTGCGCGATTTGAACGAATCCATCGATGGGATTGATGCCATTTTTTTGACGCATGAGCACGGCGACCATGCGCGCGGGTTATCGGGTTTGGCAAAACATGCGGACATCCCTGTATTTGCGAACCGAGATACGGCGCGCGCACTCCAAAAGAAGCTGAGCTGGCGGCCCAATTGGCACATCTTTGAAACCGGTTCGAAGTTCAAGCATCGTGATATCGAAATACAGAGTTTCTCGGTGCCGCATGATGCGTATGACCCCGTGGGCTTCACGTTTGAATGGGGTTACGACGACCTGTTTTCTCCACGTCAAAGTCTCGGTTGGTTAACGGATTTGGGATACGTGCCCGAGCAGGTTAAGGAGTGCATCGCTCATGTGGATACCTTAGTGTTGGAAGCCAATTATGATGCAGACCTGCTCGAAAAAGACATCAAACGACCTTGGTCTGTCAAACAACGCATCCGCGGGCGTCATGGACACCTCTCGAATCAGGACGCTATGGCATTTATTGACGAAATGAGCGCCTCGCGCTGGAAGCAGCTCTACTTGGTGCACCTCAGCCGCGATTGTAACGATGTCAATTTGGTCAATCGATTGTTTACACCTTTGGCGCAGAGAATGAACAAGTTGCGCTTGTCGGTGATTGATCCTGACGAATTTTGTCCAGCTCCCATATTTTTTTGA